In the genome of Crassaminicella thermophila, the window ATTTGAAAATAGCTGCTCAAAATCGTCACTGTAAACTTGCTTATCCAAGAAAATTAGATCATATTCATCCTCTTCATCTATTTCTTTTTACAAAAAGCACATTGTTGTAACTTTTTGGCTCATTCCAGGCAAACCTATCATTTGTGGCACTATAGATGTCTTAAGCTTGTCCTCTTCAAATTCAACATTATGGATGAATGACTTTTTGTAATCTAGTTTCAATATGCCTATGTAGTTCTTATCCTTTGCTGTATATAAACATATCACTAAATCAGCAGAAGGTATGTTGTTATCCTTTTTCATCGCCTTAAACAACTGGTTTGCAATATCCTTTGAAGCTTCGATAAATGTTTCTTTGTTCTTAAATATTGCTGCACATGAATCTTTAACAATCGTTGATCCACCTCTAAACTTCCCTTTTCTGTTTTCTTCACTACCTAGTGATTTCACAATATGTTTTTCTAAAAATTCATGGATATCCTCATTGATCTCCTGTTCATAATCTGTAAGGATTGGTGCATCTCCATTTCTATCTAACACATGAATAATTGCTTTCTTTATCATCACCGCATCTGTATTTCTCATTATCAAGTTCCCCCTTAAGCCATCTTTTTAACTTCTTTATGTTCATACAGCTTGTCCATATCAAATTTATCTGTAATACAAACAATATTTCGATTTAGCTTGTCTCTCAGCACAACCATAACCCTAGCTTTATCCGCTGCAATTTCTATAACTTCTCCATGTTTCATATACAGGTCACTGTGTACATCATCTATAAATACTACAGTTCCTATATCCACATTGCTCCCCCCTTTACTCCTTGTAGATAATCCCGTACACATGATACTTCTCTGCAAATGTATCTCTACCGATCGTGTGTGCCTCAGTGTGATGTATCCTGCACAATGCTATTTTTCTATGTTTTGAATCATCATATTTCTTCCTATCTATCCCTCTTCCTATTGCATCCCAATGGTGTATTTCAGCTTCTTTTCCACATATCGCGCATTTTTGTATTTTTAAGCACTGCCACAAATATTTCCCTATATCATCCGTTCGATTTAGTCCATGATCCAGTAATGGTATATTCCACCGAAAACAAAATTCTATAATATAATTGATGAACAACCTCGCTGTTGTAACACTGCAATTTGAAAGAGAAAAATAATCACTTCCCGTTTCTGATATATAGCTATATTTCATAAGTTCTTTCATTTCTTCTGGCATGTATCCTGTATATGTAGCCATATCTCGTATAGTTGCATATACCTTTTTTCTTTGCTCTGCTGTAATTGTTCTTCCGTCATCAAGACGTATTTCTGATTTTACTTTTCCATCTCTTGCAAATCTTTTTGAGATATTCCCCAGGTGTTTTTTTCAGGAATTATGACAGATAATCTAGTTCCTTTTTCTAGTTCTCTGTATCCAACTATTTCAGCATACTCATTCATTTTTCCTAACCCTTACCTCTGTTCTAGGATTTTTCTTGTCATAATTCCCTTTCAAGATTAATTCGATATTTCCAAAAACTATCATCTTGCAACACTCCTGCTCGAACTAAGCTATCTAGTATGAATTTCCCGCTATAATTATCTGGATCTCTTCGTCTTTTTGTCTTTTGAAGAAATAGGTAATTTCTACCACGGCCTTTTTTTAATGGATTCTGAGCCCATTTTTTTGTTCTCGGACTAGCCAACCTATTACCGACTGCCATTTTTTTTCTTTTTCTGCTTGATACTGAAAAAGCCTGAGTGTATGTTGAACCCCTACCCATGTACTTATTATTGCTAGGTGGAATATCTGGTATTATTATTCTTAGTTCATCTTCGATTTTTCCATTAGGTGTTAATATCGTTTGTATATGTCCCTCTGGTCCCATCAATCTTCCTCCACCTTCTTTTTTAGAAATCCAACTTCTTGCAATTTTCTTCCAACAGTCCAACAACTGCACCCAATCTCTCTGCCGATCTGTGTAAATGTAGCTCCTTCTGAGAATCTTTTTATCATATAACTGATAATTTCACTATTCCATTCGATTTTCTTATCTCCGCACCTCACACAATCACCTCTTATTAGCTTTTTCAGTTTTTAATTCCTCGTCTAAAATGTATATTTGCGCTACTAATCTGCTCATTAATACTCTGTCTTTTTCATCTTTGCTCTGTTTGTCTCTAAGTTCGCAATATCTTTGAAAAAGCATTTCTCTTTTTGTAGCAATATCGAATAATAATCCCACAACTATACCCCCTTCACAGTTTCTATAAACTTCTGTATCGCAATTTCTTGTTTAATGGCTTGTCTATTCTTTTCGTATATCTCTTTTGCTTCTGCAAGTAGCTTCTTCCAGGCCACGCCCTGTTGCCCCTGTTGCGCAAGTTGTACTACTCCGTCTGCTAACTCCATAGCATAATTCATGTCGCTGCCCCCCTTTTTTTTCTACACTCATTAAGATGTTTTGTTCATTTCAAATTTCTCAGTAAGAAGTTTCGTTACGCTATCAACCTGCTGCAACTGTTTTAGATCATTTTGTACTCTTCCTGGCAACATTACTTTGTCAGATTCACGTTTCATATATTGCTCATACATTTTGAGAAAATGTGCCCTATCTGCCATAAGATTTTCGCTAACACATAACTCTCTAAACCCCATAGCTTGTACAGCTTGATATAACGGCCTGTCATTTTTTATCTCTTGTAACGCTTCATCTGCCCTGTACCATCCATATTTCTTTATGAGTTCCATAACTTTCCCCCATGCCTCAGCTCCATTTAGATTGTAATTTGTAGCCAATTTTTCCATGCATTTTCTGATTCCTGCAGGAGTTGGTTTGAATTCATTCGTTGCTATATATGTTTCAATAGCCATTTCAAACAGTTTTGGATCATCTTCTTTGAAAATCTTGTACCATAACATGGTGATTCTTTCGTCTTTAAGGATTCTAAAATTGTCATATACACTTTCTAGGGCCATAATCCCCTCAACAAATTTCTTCTTATCCATCTTCCTCCTCCATTTCTAAGAATCTTTGGATCGAATCCATGCTATCCATAATTTTCTCTGTATTTGTTTCAAACTGTTTTCCTCTGCCATAACCCTTCTTTGTCCGCTCGTTATTCATTTGCAGAAATAATGTGTCAAATTTTTCCCTTAGCTTTTTAGTGCTTAATATATTTGTCATCCAAAACGAATCCTTCTGGCACCATTGGATTACTTTTTTAATTTCATCCTCTGTTCTACCATCTAATCTAATTAGACGATCTATGTGTACTGACCATTTATCCATATCTTTTAATCCAGGTACTTTAGCTTTAGGATTATTTTTTAGAATATAATTCTTAAGATAATTTTGCTAATCTATATTGAATTGATTGTTCGTCGAACTTAAGTGAGACGCTTATATTTATATCTTCTTTATCATTCTTTTCATTCTTATCATTCTTTTCATTCTTGTTTGTGTGTTTTCGCGTCGTTTCAGTGTCGTTTGCTTGTCGTTTTACTGTCGTTTCAGTGTCGTTTTTATCATCTTCTTTATCTTGGTAATCGCTGTAATTTACTACTGTTAATACTGTTTTTTTACTGTCGCTTTTATGAGTTATCATTCCGTCTTGCTCTAGCATTTTTAAAAAATTTTTCACTTTCGTATTAGACCAGCCCCATCTATCGCATAATTGCCTAATTGATGTAATCCTGCTGCCTCTTTCTACAATTATTAATTCATTTCCTAAAGCAACTTTTTTAGGTTCGTGATTTACCATCATCAAAATATCTATCCACGCTTGTCCTTTTGAGAAAGGCTTATCTTCCCATAACCAATTATTTTTTATGCATCTGTGAAGTTTAATCCAACCTTTTTGCAACTTCACCACCAACCTATTGAATTAAATGTATAATCTTTACTGTAATTGCTAATACTAATGCTAGAATAAATATGCATTTGTTGATTTTCTGACGTTTTTTAATCCTGCGGGGAACATGTCCCCGCTCAATCCATGTTATTTGCTTCATAGTTTGTTGCCCTCCTTAAGTTAAAGTTAATATTAATGTTTTACCTTAACTTTTAAAATGTACCTAAACTAACTTCTATTTCTAATCCTTTGTCTGCTACATATGTTGGTTTTCCAGTAAGCCGTTCTATTTCTTCTTTGAATATTGCTTCGTTGCTATTTCCATCGCTCAGATGTATAAGCATTATATTTTGCACTGTTTTCATGTCCGTAACTTTAAGAAATTCTTTCACATTTCCTAAAGAAAAATGTGATTTCAAAAGTCTATTCTTTAAGCTTCTTGGTATTAATCCCTGATCTAAATTCTCTTTTAGAATTTCATCAGAGTAATTGCATTCAATCAAAATATGGTTCAGGTCCTGAAACTTATACTGGCAGTAGTAGCTATCTGTAATAAACAATAAGCTTCCAATTTCTCTGTGATATATTAAAAACCCAAGCGGTTCAGCTGCATCATGCTGTGTTTTGAATGGAAGCACTATAAAACTTCCTATTTTAGTTGCCTTCTCACTTTCTAATAGTTTTACTCTGTATCCAGTAACTTCACATGCCATTGCTGTTCCTTTACTCGTATAAACATCTATTCCGTTCTTTATTAAGTCCTGTATTGCTTTTGAGTGGTCTTTATGCTCGTGGCTAACCAAACACCCTACCACCTTGTTTAAATTAAAATTTAAGCCTTTCAGAATAGCCTTATAAGGTAATCCGCATTCTATAATCAAAGTTTCTTTTGGAGAGTAAAGGAGATAACAATTCCCCTTACTCCCACTCCCTAATACTTTCAGTTTCATTAGAATCCTGGTCCTTCCATTATTGTTTGTTGCTGCTCTACATCTGCTTTAGGAATTTCCTCATACGCAACATCTTTTACAGTTTCATTAGTGAATCCTATAGGCTTTGAGTTCGCCTTTTCTTTAATCTCTTCTTTAACCTCATATTCCACATCGTTCACCATATCTTTGTCTTTTTCTTCAAAATCAGCTTTATCCGAATTATTAAAAGCTCCAATCAGAATATCTGAATCATCACTTGTGTTTGCAAACATCTTACAAGCTCTATTAATTACTGTTTTTTTAGCCATTTCTTCTGTAAAATTTGTATGCGCTCCGCTCTTGCCTTTTGCATACCCCTGATTCCATGAGTTTCTTATCTGAGCCATGCTCATAATTTCTGTATGAATTGGACCATTTTCACCTACGATTACTGCAAATGCACCTTTAATCTTTTTGATATCAATATTCTCGAATTTAGGATTGAATTTAGTAATTTTTAGAACAGCGGTATCAACATTATATTCAGTTTCAAATTCGTCTCCTTCATAGATGCAATAAGCCTTTACATCCTTTACTCCTTTTAGTCTTTTTGTTACTGCTACAGTTCCCATGTAGCTTCTCATAAGCTGTAATTTACCACCATAAGCTACAAAGTAACATTGCTTCTTAGCTGGACTTAAACCTTGTATAACCATATCTAACAAAGCATTTGCTATACTTGCTTTACTGCAAGTTTGAAGTACTGGTTTTTTATCCTTGTCTACAGTTTCTGAAAGTATTAAATATGCACTTTTTAAAGCGTTTTCTGCGCTATATCCTTTTGGAATAACTAATTCTCCTTTTTTGTTTAGGTCCTGAACTCTCGCTAGTACTTCTTCTGTAATATTTTTTTCTTGTGTTGTTGTCACTACATTATTTGACATAATCTATTCCTCCTCTTCTCCTTCTACATATTCAAACCTAACTTTTTTCCTTTGATTTTCTTTTAAAAAATTCTCAAGAAAACTAGCTATTTCACTACAAGATATAAGATCACGACCTATAATTGCATCTTCTGGGCATTCATATAGTGGATGTACACCAAAGATTGATTTACCATTTACGATTAATTCATCATGAGTACAACAATCCGAGTCTTCCCAACTTCTCACCTTTACAACAACTACTTCATCCATTTATATCACCTCGCAATTAACAACTAATAGATCGTTATTTTCAATTCTCAATTCCTTATCTTTGCTAACAATTAAATTCACGATTTGACTGTTGCAATCAATCAACTGATTTACACTCTCTCGATTATCTATGAATATTGGTGCTTGTACATCATAATACTCTGAAAGCGCATTTATAATATCTAAACCTGCATTAATCTGTGCAGCAGTATTTGCATTACTGAAAGGTACTCCGTCTATTAAAGCTTCGCATGTTTCTACCAATCCACCGTTTACCTGTGTATCAAACAGCTTAAAGCTCACATATTTGAATTTTGCATTTATGCTGCTTTCCAATAATTCAACCTTTGTTTTTACAAACTCTTCACATAAGTACTCTTGTCCATCCAGTTCAGCTATTTGCTGAGCTAATTGCTTTTCTCTTTCTTGTAGTTCTTTCATTCTGGCTTTCATTTTCTCGTTCTGTTCTTTATATGCTAATTGTCCGTTTATTTCTTCTAGTTCTTTTTCTAAACTTGCCTTTTTCATCTTAAGTTCGTGTATTTCATGATTCATTTCCACTGGAGTAGAAAATTTTTGTTCTAACTCTTTGATCTGCTTCAACACTTCTTGATATTCTTGATTATTTTCTAAATCTATAGATGGTGTGAAATTATCAATTTTAGCCTTTCTTTCAATCAAAATCTCATTTACTTCTTCTAATCTTGCTACTGCTAAATCTTTTTCAACTTTCAACTTTTCTTTTTCAGTTTTATGTTCATCTAATTTTGATTTTTTAAATTTCCCAAGATTATTTATTGCAGCTAGTTTTTTTCAGCTTTTATTTTTGATTGAAGTTTTTCTATCATTTCAGCTTTTTTAGCTTCAATGTCATGTTCTTCAAGCGGTCTTTTACATGTAGGACATATAAAACTATCTTCAGGAATATGGAGCTCTTCTTGATTTACAAGATTCCATTTCTCCCTCAACTCTGCAAGTTCTTTTTTTCAATGGAGTTTACTAAATTCTCTTTTAGTTTCTATTGCATTATTTATTTTGTAGAGTTCCATATCTAATTTCGTTTTTTCTTTTTCCGCTTCTCTTAATTCAGAATTCAACTGTTTAAGCGGTTCCTCCGCTTCACTCTTAACTTTATATTCAATATCTTTTAGCTTAGATTTAAGTTTATACAGCTTGTCCTTCTCTTTAAGAAATTCTTCATTTACTTTCGATCTATCCAATAGCATTTCATCGATATTTTTTATTCCAGCTGCAACTCCTCTTTTTCTAAATTCTAGGGCTTCAAAATCTAATTCCTGGATTGAGTTGTTTAATTCATCTATTCTATATGGTATTGACTTAATTTCATCATTCAGCCTTTTCTTTTTAGCTGATATAGATTTCTTAAGAGTGTCTATGTCTTTATCTCCTAGTAATTGTTCCAATGGTCTCAAATCAGCTTTGTAATTAACAATCCTTTCACTTGTAATATCTCCGATAATTTCTAGTAGTACATTTCTTCTATCCTGCCATTTCATCTTCGTACTAAAGTACAGTGGACTTGTTATAAGCTTGAAAATATTTTCATTTATAATTTCGTTTATCTTTTTTTGGTACTCTGATTTCTTAACTGGAACATCATCTATGCTGTATAAAGTTTCGTGCCCTGTGAATTGGCTTTCTGCTTGTCCTCTTTTTCTGGTCCATTTTTCTTTATAGATTTTAGATAATGTAATATCCGTACCATCTACATTCAATACTCCTGTTACCTCATGTTCTAATCCGTGGATCACATTTCCGCTTTTATCTAATGTCTTAATATCAAAAGCTGTTCTATCTTTTGAATCTTTATCGAAAAGCAACCATGTAAAAGCATCTGCTATTGTTGTTTTTCCAGTCGCATTTTCACCATAAATATTAGTTATTCTCCCAAAGTCTATACTCATATCTTTTATGCCTTTGAAATTCTTAAGTCTTAAACTTTTGATATTTATTAACATTTTTCTTCCTCCTCTATTTTCCAACATGGATTTTGTTTGTAATATTCAGCCATTTCAGCATAAGCTTCTATTACTGTTCCTGTTACAACGTTTCGAAACTTAATTTTCTTAGGCATGCTTGCTCCTCCTAAACTTACCCGACCTCTTATAATACTTCCTGGTCCTCTTTATTGCTCTCTCAAATTTCTCGTAGGCTTCTTCTAACTCTTTTTTCACTTCTTCTCCAATGTACCCATGTGCGGGACCATCATAGAAACATTTTCTCCCTAACGTTAGTATCAATCTCCCATATGACCAGTGTTCTAAAAATCCACATCTATCACATCTTTCGATAGTTCCTACAGTTCCAAAATCATATTCACTCCAACTATCTGTATATAACTCATTTCCACACACTTTACATTTCACGCTGTCACCTCTCTCATATGTTCAACTACTAGCTTGTCTACTTTCTTAGACTGTTCTTGCACTAATGGATGTTGTAGATCTTTATGTTTAGCAATCAAACGATCTAATTTCTTCTTTTCGATTTTTAAGCTATTCATCTCTAGCTCCCCTTTATATTTGTATTAAATCTGTATAATCTGTTATAATACTACTGATGTTTATTTTTTTAGTGCACTATTTGGTTGTTGCAGCAACCTTAGTGCTTTTTTCTTTTTCCTCTAGTTCATTTCTTAACAGATAGACCAGTACTAGCGGTGCTATAGTGATGAAACTTATAAAAAATATTCCCCAGTAATTCATATATTCATCACCTCTCACTTTCCAAGTAATTTCTGTCTCTCTACCCTTAACTCTTCGATCCTCTTTTTAATTTCAGCTTTTCTTCTAGAAATCAGTATGGCTTCTTCTGCTGTATCTCCGCCATTAGCAGGGAAATTAGCAAACTCTTCTGCGAGCTTGGTATGCTCTCGTATAATTTCAATCAGTCTATTTTCTGCTATTTCGCTAAGCATTTATTTCACCCCCTCTCTAGGCTTGTTCTGATTCTAATTCCTTCACTATTTCAACATTTTTGAATACCCAGTTTAAAGCTACTCTTTTTAAATCATTATGATTTACAATTGCTTCATCTAGCTCTACTTCTTCTAAAAATTCAAATTCTCCATTGTTTTCGATTTCTACTGTTAGATAAAAAGTATCTTCATCAAATATAAATCTAAAAGTATCTATAGTAATGTAAAGCATTGTCCCTGTAAAAATCTCAAAGTTCATGTCTTTTGTTTTTATCATTTTTAATCATCCTTTCTAAGCAACACCGTATTTAATTGCCATTTCTTTTATAATCGCTATATAAATTTCTTTAAGCCTTGTATCGTTTTCTATTACATCTAAGTTGTTTAATTTATCAACTTTGCTTTTAGTCATTCCATTCATTAAAGCTCTGCTCTGTAAGTTTTTAAGTCTAATACTCAGCTTGCATTTTGCTCTTTCCTCTAATGCTCTATAGGATTCATCTTTAGGATTTTTAAAATCTCCTAATTTCCTCCCTATAGCATTTAATGCTCTATTTGCTTCTTTTCTCCATTCTGATCTTGGATTTATTACTATTACATCTCTTATTCCTTGCACTTCTTCTTTTGTTGTTACAGCTATTTCTTTTGCTACTGCTATTTCCATTCTCATAGCTTTCATTTCTTGTAATGATTGGATCAAGACATCTTCTATGCAGACTGGTTTACTCTGCTGTAAAAATGCCTGTGCTAAAACATCTTTGGCTTTTAATTGGTACTCTACTAACTTAGTTTTGATTTCTTCTTTTACCAAAGCTGGATTAATTGTTGCTAACCATAAAGGAAGGAAGTCTAGTTCAATCGCTAAAGTATTTTGTATCCCTCCATTTGAAGGTAGTGGCAGGGTAGACACTCCCTTTTTTAGAGTTAGATGTTCTTGTAATTTTTCTCTTTGCCTTCTGACATCTAACCCTAATCCTTCGCAAATCCACTTAACACCTGTAAATATTTTTCCTGTACTATTGCTTTTAACAGCAACTAAAACATCACCATTAAAATTTACTTCCTTAACAACCAAATCATTTTTCATCTTTCGTTCCCCCTTTGTTCTTCTTTTTTTAATTCCTCAATAAACTGCTTGTATATTATCGCTTTCTCTTTATCGGTCAAATCATTTTCTTTAGCATATTGATCAACTCTATTTCGAATAATATAGAAAATTTGCTCTGTTAATATCTCAGATGCATCTTTTATAGATCCATGTATGATAACCTTCAATGCACCCCCTCCTCTTATTAAATTTTTATGAATTTTCTAGTTTGTACTATTCATCACAATTAAATAAAACTGATACATGAACGTCTAAAGCTTTTGCTAATCTACAAAGTATAGTCATAGAAACATTTTTCTTTTTACCTGCTTCCAGTTCACTCAAATAACTTTGGCTTACTCCTGATCTTCTTGCTAGTTCTGTAATCCTTATCCCTACTTCTTCTCGAACTTCTTTAATACATAGTTTCATCTATTTCAACTCCTGTTTTGTCTATTGCCCCCTTTGTTTCCAAGAATTACAGCTATTTTTGAATTATTAATGTGGAATACTATATCTAAGCTGATTGGTCTTTTAACAGTTCGGTTAATGGTATTTTTAAGGCTTTAGCAATTTTCTCTAATTTAGGTATTGGTGGTACTATTACTCCATTTTCATAACGACTGATCACTGTTTGTTCTATTGAAGTTATTTCAGATAATTTTACTTGTGTGATGCCTTGTTTATTTCTAAAGTGCTTAATTCGTTCTCCTATATTTCTCAAAACATGAACCTCCTTTCAATTATTATTATATTCGTTTTACGTATATTGTCAA includes:
- a CDS encoding putative HNHc nuclease, whose protein sequence is MGNISKRFARDGKVKSEIRLDDGRTITAEQRKKVYATIRDMATYTGYMPEEMKELMKYSYISETGSDYFSLSNCSVTTARLFINYIIEFCFRWNIPLLDHGLNRTDDIGKYLWQCLKIQKCAICGKEAEIHHWDAIGRGIDRKKYDDSKHRKIALCRIHHTEAHTIGRDTFAEKYHVYGIIYKE
- a CDS encoding RusA family crossover junction endodeoxyribonuclease, with the protein product MGPEGHIQTILTPNGKIEDELRIIIPDIPPSNNKYMGRGSTYTQAFSVSSRKRKKMAVGNRLASPRTKKWAQNPLKKGRGRNYLFLQKTKRRRDPDNYSGKFILDSLVRAGVLQDDSFWKYRINLEREL
- a CDS encoding MBL fold metallo-hydrolase, with product MKLKVLGSGSKGNCYLLYSPKETLIIECGLPYKAILKGLNFNLNKVVGCLVSHEHKDHSKAIQDLIKNGIDVYTSKGTAMACEVTGYRVKLLESEKATKIGSFIVLPFKTQHDAAEPLGFLIYHREIGSLLFITDSYYCQYKFQDLNHILIECNYSDEILKENLDQGLIPRSLKNRLLKSHFSLGNVKEFLKVTDMKTVQNIMLIHLSDGNSNEAIFKEEIERLTGKPTYVADKGLEIEVSLGTF
- a CDS encoding recombinase RecT, giving the protein MSNNVVTTTQEKNITEEVLARVQDLNKKGELVIPKGYSAENALKSAYLILSETVDKDKKPVLQTCSKASIANALLDMVIQGLSPAKKQCYFVAYGGKLQLMRSYMGTVAVTKRLKGVKDVKAYCIYEGDEFETEYNVDTAVLKITKFNPKFENIDIKKIKGAFAVIVGENGPIHTEIMSMAQIRNSWNQGYAKGKSGAHTNFTEEMAKKTVINRACKMFANTSDDSDILIGAFNNSDKADFEEKDKDMVNDVEYEVKEEIKEKANSKPIGFTNETVKDVAYEEIPKADVEQQQTIMEGPGF
- a CDS encoding ATP-binding protein, which encodes MLINIKSLRLKNFKGIKDMSIDFGRITNIYGENATGKTTIADAFTWLLFDKDSKDRTAFDIKTLDKSGNVIHGLEHEVTGVLNVDGTDITLSKIYKEKWTRKRGQAESQFTGHETLYSIDDVPVKKSEYQKKINEIINENIFKLITSPLYFSTKMKWQDRRNVLLEIIGDITSERIVNYKADLRPLEQLLGDKDIDTLKKSISAKKKRLNDEIKSIPYRIDELNNSIQELDFEALEFRKRGVAAGIKNIDEMLLDRSKVNEEFLKEKDKLYKLKSKLKDIEYKVKSEAEEPLKQLNSELREAEKEKTKLDMELYKINNAIETKREFSKLH
- a CDS encoding Spo0E family sporulation regulatory protein-aspartic acid phosphatase codes for the protein MNSLKIEKKKLDRLIAKHKDLQHPLVQEQSKKVDKLVVEHMREVTA
- a CDS encoding ubiquitin; this translates as MIKTKDMNFEIFTGTMLYITIDTFRFIFDEDTFYLTVEIENNGEFEFLEEVELDEAIVNHNDLKRVALNWVFKNVEIVKELESEQA
- a CDS encoding phage antirepressor N-terminal domain-containing protein produces the protein MKNDLVVKEVNFNGDVLVAVKSNSTGKIFTGVKWICEGLGLDVRRQREKLQEHLTLKKGVSTLPLPSNGGIQNTLAIELDFLPLWLATINPALVKEEIKTKLVEYQLKAKDVLAQAFLQQSKPVCIEDVLIQSLQEMKAMRMEIAVAKEIAVTTKEEVQGIRDVIVINPRSEWRKEANRALNAIGRKLGDFKNPKDESYRALEERAKCKLSIRLKNLQSRALMNGMTKSKVDKLNNLDVIENDTRLKEIYIAIIKEMAIKYGVA
- a CDS encoding helix-turn-helix domain-containing protein, coding for MKLCIKEVREEVGIRITELARRSGVSQSYLSELEAGKKKNVSMTILCRLAKALDVHVSVLFNCDE
- a CDS encoding helix-turn-helix domain-containing protein; protein product: MRNIGERIKHFRNKQGITQVKLSEITSIEQTVISRYENGVIVPPIPKLEKIAKALKIPLTELLKDQSA